In the genome of Hymenobacter cellulosivorans, one region contains:
- a CDS encoding GNAT family N-acetyltransferase, whose protein sequence is MKPNITHNEEEQTFYASTQGYESELAYSRPSDTVIDFTHTFVDENLRGQGVGEALAVAGLQYARDQQLRIKTSCAFMQAYVQRHPEYQSMQA, encoded by the coding sequence ATGAAACCCAACATCACCCATAACGAAGAAGAGCAGACGTTTTACGCCTCCACCCAGGGCTACGAATCGGAGCTGGCCTACAGCCGTCCCAGCGACACCGTCATTGATTTTACCCACACGTTCGTGGACGAAAATCTGCGCGGGCAAGGCGTGGGAGAGGCGCTGGCCGTGGCCGGGCTGCAATACGCCCGCGACCAGCAGTTACGCATCAAAACCAGCTGTGCCTTTATGCAAGCCTACGTGCAGCGCCACCCCGAATACCAGAGCATGCAGGCCTAA